The region TAGTTAATGAATTTAAAAgtcaattttttttataaatagaaTGAGAGAACATAATATATTATAATAAATGGTAAATCTTATTTTTTAAGAAAAGAAATAAATCACTTAATCTTTTAAATTAATCCAGATAAGATCAATCAACTAAAGTGGATGATCTATATATTATTTACCGACAACGATGAGACAAACATAATAATACAAATAAGGGTTTGTTGAGAAATAATTCTAATTTTAACATATATGTTGTAATTTTATATTGTGTACCCACTGTGGGAATACAGATTTTGGACCATTAGATGCCACAATATGAATAGTTATCCTCACAAACTTTCTTGATCAACGGTAGAGAAAATTTGCAATATTCTCGTCGATAAAAATCCAGCTAAACTCACCTACCGCACCATGAGACCCCACACAACACCTTTATATATACGCATCTTATCATTCCACTAACCAAACCCACATACACTCTGCACTatttcctctctctctctctcactttttcatctTTTTGTTCTCAAGAATGGGTAGCCTTGAAGCTGCTGAAAGGACAACAGTTGGATTGGCTGCAACCGACCCTTCCGGAATTCTAACTCCCTATACTTACACTCTTAGGTCAATCTCAATTCTAGTATTTTATTCTGCAAATAAATAAAATCTCATATGATTTAGTTTTTATGTGACTATTATTCATATTGTTATGCTTGGAAAACATGCAGAAACACAGGAGCAGATGATGTCTACATCAAAATTTATTACTGTGGAGTTTGTCATTCTGATCTTCACCAAATCAAAAATGATCTTGGCATGTCCAATTATCCCATGGTTCCCGGGTACGTTAATTTACTTCTCATCAATTACATGTCTGAACTCTCGTGTGTCTCTGGTATCCGATACAGACATATGGTTATACTTCTAATCAAAGACTTATCTGGTGTCTGATACACATATGGTTACACTGTCTGACACACATATGGTTACACTTTTGGATGGATCAAAGATGTGTCTGGTGTCTGATACAGACACATGGTTATACTTCTGACCAAAAGACTTGTCTGGTGTCCCTTACACATATGGTTATACTCCTGATCAAAGATTTGTCTGGGTCCCTTACACATATGGTTACACTTTTGATCAAAGACATGTCTGTGTCCGATACTATTTTCTTATATTTTAATGATTGAGATTTATTTTTGAAAAACAGGCATGAAGTGGTTGGTGAGGTACTAGAGGTGGGATCAAATGTCACCAGATTCAGTGTAGGAGAAATTGTGGGAGTTGGACTTCTTGTTGGTTGCTGCAAAAACTGCAGGGCTTGTGATTCGGATATTGAACAATATTGTAACAAGAAGATCTGGTCTTACAATGATGTTTATACAGACGGAAAAATCACTCAGGGTGGTTTCGCCGAAACCACCGTCGTCGAACAGAAGTAATAATTCGATTCAATTCAATCTATAATCTTTGTAGCACCGACACAGACTCAGACACTTGTGATTAACTGATTGTGTGTTTTGGGGTGTTATTGTCAGGTTCGTTGTGAAAATTCCAGAGGGATTGGCACCAGAGCAAGCAGCACCATTGTTATGTGCTGGTGTGACAGTGTACAGTCCACTTGCACATTTTGGGCTGAAACAAAGTGGGCTAAGAGGTGGAATATTGGGCCTGGGAGGTGTAGGACACATGGGGGTGAAAGTAGCAAAAGCATTCGGTCACCATGTGACTGTGATAAGTTCTTCCGATAAGAAGAAGAAAGAAGCAATTGAGGATCTTGGAGCTGACAATTATGTTGTTAGCTCAGACACAAGTGCCATGCAAGAAATTGCTGATTCACTTGATTATATTATTGATACTGTTCCTGTTGGTCACCCTCTTGAGCCTTATCTTGCATTGCTTAAAGTTGATGGAAAATTGATCTTGATGGGTGTTATTAACACCCCTCTTCAATTTGTCACACCTATGGTCATGCTAGGTAAAAATAACCCTCCTCGTTCATATAAAATTTAATATATAGGATTTCTGAAAATTTAAGACGGTTTTTATTTTATTGATGTTGTGTTGTGTAGGGAGGAAGACGATTACCGGAAGCTTTGTTGGGAGCGTGAAGGAGACGGAGGAGATGTTGGAGTTTTGGAAGGAGAAGGGTTTAACCTCCATGATTGAAGTTGTGACTATGGATTACATTAACAAAGCTTTTGAAAGATTGGAGAAGAATGATGTGAGGTATAGGTTTGTTGTGGATGTGAAAGGAAGTAAACTTGAGCAGTGAAAATGTAtactccaaacaaaacaaaacacttacaatAATATTGCCAAGACTTTGAACAAGTTGATTAATTTAAGCAATTAATTTCGTGTTATGATTTTGTAAAATTGAGGCTGTTTTTCTTTTTCTATGATATTATGGTTTTGTAACATTAATTCATGTGATGCGATATGATGTCATGGTCTCAAATGTTATTGAGAACAAAAGATACagaatttttttttatgttgATTTAGTCAAAATTGGAAGGAAATAAAAAAGAGAGGATGTGTTGTTGGACTTGTAGGGGCTCACCAACTTTGTTGAGAGTGAGagatgtgtttgcttttgctATTGCGATGAATGATTGATCGATCTTTCTTTACCAACTTATACCTAATATTTGAAAAAGCTTTTGCTTCACTTTCACATTATGTGGGACAATTGGACTCATTGAAAAGATAAGTTTTAGCATgattcatttaaaaaaaaaaagaattgagtcaagataaaaaaaattagaaaaaagaAGAAGCTGATTTTTATATAAAgtaaaatagaaaaaaaatcaagataaaaaattaaaataaaaagtcctatttttattttttaataattttttggTCTAGGATTAGTCTCTTAGGTTACAAAGAAATATATTCATAAATGATTCaatatttaataaattatttaatatttcaactattaatgattaatttatttattttaattataaattaCTTAATATTTAACTAAGTGTTTCAACTCATGTATTTACGGTCCTTGTTTACACTTATTGATGAAATGAACATGATAGTATCATAATCACATACATAAAAAGTATGAGTGTACTTGCATAAGTGTATATACGTATAAGAGTGTATTTATTTTGGAAAATGTTTCACCATCATGCATACATAAAAATAACATTGATATTTCGAGAAACTAAGAATCCAAACCTTCAGAAACAAACTTGAAGACTTGAAGATGAAACTTTAAtggaagatgatgatgaagattGTGAGAGAAAGAGTATATAATAAAATTACATAATCAAACTATCAAAAATGATTATGGTTTGAAGTGGTGGAGAACAAAATAAACATACATGAATATCTCATAAACAAACACATATGTTCTGATCGATCTGGGGAAAAAATTGGATTTATATTAAGGTTGGACATGAAGATATGAATTCAAACCCAAAATTAGGGactaaaacaaaacaaaaaagtATTAGGTTACATGGACTAAAACCAAAAATGTGTCAATTTATAGGGACGAACATAATATTTAATCCAAAATTCTGGATTTGTATTCATATTTCCATCCCTAACCATCATATAAACCCTGAATTTTTTCAAATCCAaaattattcattattttcctttttcataAAAACGATTTCCCACACTTCTATCAAGATCAAAGACTACCACTGTACAATAAAAATCCACCACCAATTCTATTAGGTGATAAAGTTTGCAAACTCATATATCATTATTAGAAACAACAATTAAATTAAATGAAACATAGCAAAGTTATATATTGAGGATTTAAAACGGGGTAAAGTTACCAACTGAATATGTAATCATGGATGAAGGTGCAGAGGAAGAATATCGATTAAAGGAGAGGAATGTTCAACGAATTATTTCACATATGCGTTGCAAATAAGAAATAAGAAAGACAGGTGGCTTAGTGGAGAGACATCTTTGTTGTAAATACAAGAGTCATGGTTTAAACCCTCTTGGGACcattatttgaaaattttgacTTTTATCATTTAAcaccaaaaaaattaaataataaataattaatctatatagaattaaaatgaaaaggaaaaaaaaattgTCACATCAGCAACTTTAGCCACATCAGCTTTTTTTGTAATGGAGAATTGATGTTAGGGATTAAAACGAAACAAAATTTAATATATAGAGATTCAGACAAAAAAAATAACCAAAATCAAAAATTCGCTAATTTACATAGACCAAAAAACTATTTAAGTctaaaagaaaatagaaaagacATCTAACATCAACACACCTTATTAAAAAAAGTGTTCAATGCTGAATAATTCTTTTAAAGATGAATAACTAGGTTATGCTCTTATAAACaaatttaaaacaaatttattGAACAAATAAGTGGTGAAAACAATATATAACTATAAATTAACTAAAATAATAGAAATTTTAAACTATCTATCCTAAAATAACTTATTTATTTATTGAAATAAATAGTCTTAAAATGGGTGATCTATAACATTCTtatatatatttatgtatttattttataaatgtaAAGTTAAAAATATTGAAATAAACATAATAGGATGCAAATAATATTAATTACATGTTACAATTAAATAAACATATTAATTAATGTTTTGTTAAAAATTGGATAGAATAATGTTTTAAAAGATTTTGAATTataaatataacaaattattATATTATGAGAAATACAATGAAATGCTATCAACAAGTATTGAATTCTGAACTAATATCTTATATTTATCTAGCTTCAGTAGTAGTATTGTTCAAAATAGACAAATTAACTACACTGCAAACTTTTTTTTAATATATGTGAAATTTACAATATATGGATTTATAATTATGGATGGAAGGAATATCGAAGATCAATAAATTTTGTTAAGGTATCTTAGTTGGTAGTTATGCGGAGATACTAAATATATGAGCGTGAATTCGAACCCGCGACAATAAACTTATAATTATGGATGTAAGGAGTATTGAAGATCAATAAATTTTGTTAAGGCAACACAGTCGGTAATTGTGCACGGACATCAAATGTAGGAGTGCAAATTCGAACCCACGACATCCAACTTTTTCACCTCGACAAATTTGACATATCAATTTTAGGGTTTAGTTTATCATTTCATTTATATTCCTATTAAATTATAAGATTGATTTTGTAAATGTTGATTAATCCTATGTGAACTCAAAGCTCCTATTACAAGATAAAGCATCACTATTAATAACGAGTTATAgttaaacaatcaagcattgcaaAATTACAAGCGTCGTAAAACTATAGCCTATTAATTATGTCTTAaatttttttttgtcaaactAAATCCTATCAATTTTATTGTCATTCGAATTAAGCattcaaataaaaatataattagatAGGAAAAGAATCGAATCgatgaaaataaataaataacataaaaactTAATGTCTGGATAAATTGATGAAACAACTAATTGATAAAGCGTGATTAGTCAGTCGTGAAAGAAAGTTAAACCTCTATGTTATGTTTCTATCAAATTTTGAGTTCGATATTTTATAACAATTGTTCTTGTATTTGTCAAAAAGGACAGGTGTGCGTATGTTCCTCCTCCAAGGGCAGGGGGAATCAGAGACCTTAGTAGTTATATCATGTTGTATGGTGGTTATGGCTTGTCCACGGCGGCGAGAAGCCTTGTCTGGTGGTATTTTATGGTGGTTTAGAGATCCTACTCACATGAGATGAGAGGCTTTGTTATTGAGTGATATGCTTGTTGTAGAAGTGTATTTGGGGTGTGATCAGTATGACATAAGATTTGTCCTTTCCTGCATGGGAGGAGGAGTATTTTTAGAGTCCTTTTAGACCTATGGTTTAAGCAACCCTAAGGGGCGATAACCTCTCCCTCCTAATCAAGAGAAGTTGTTGACCACCTAACTTTTAAGGAGTAGTGGTGGAATCTCTCTCCTTTGACTAGTGGCATTACACACGTCATCAATGCCAAGGGAGAATCCCGAGGACATCGCCTAGGAGGTACCTTTCTGAAGCGAGGGCGTCTTAGTTTAGCACACTTACAAATATGAAACTACAGTTCTATTGTCAAAAATATAAGAATGACTCAAAACATAACTTTACTAGCTTTGCTTCAAGTCTCGTACATAACACTAAATATTTTAGTCATCAACATTGCAAACTAGTCTCTAACATCAACATAATACTTGTATCTTTATCTCTTGGACTTCCAATGCTTAGTCGAATGCCTCAATCTAATACTTGTATCTCAAGTTATGATATGCACATCGAGCAAGTACCAAAATGTAATTTATTCTGaaaataagtaaaataaaataaaaacttaaTTATGACCCAATTTTAAAAAcatatttaaaatattaaaattaaattcAAGAAACCTTTAAAAATATTGAATTAGAAGTTAGAAAAGATGTGACAAAATGCATTAATCAGACTTCTTCACAATTAAACCTTTGTATTATGAGCAAATTTGCAGCTTAAGACTCAAAGcaatataataataaaagataaTAAAGCATGCAATTCCATGGTTATTCAAGAATGAATGTTACAAGAAAATCATCATCCTAAATCAGGGACTATGTCAATAATCTAGACAAGTGGAAAATTAACTAAAAAGTGCAATATAAGTGATAAGATCTTCATAGGATATAAAAATTCTCtaactctcaagtgtttagattaTTTACTTACACTCAAAACACATCATAAAAAATAGCACTATCATGGAATTGACAAACCTCTAACATTCACACTTAAAATGCACGCATACAAAGATCAAAAGATTTTTATTATGCTTGTAATGTAGAAAAGGGTGAGAAAATTCCTAAGGATACTAGGCTAAAAATCTAAGAGGATAAAAGAGACTTgaaattataatatatatatatatatatatatatatatatatatatatatatatatatatatatatatatatatatatatatatatatatatatatatatatatatatactttttcTCTTATTTCTTATTTTTTGTAATCAACAAAACTTGAATTAATTCAAATACCAACGTGCAAGGCGATTGCACGGATCCAACCCTCAAAAAGACAAACAAACCAAAAAACAGGAACTAGAACATCATCAACTTAGCAATATGAGTTCTAAGTGTCCCACTATACCACCCCCTATAAACAATCATATCTAAAATATTCTCAACTATCTTAGTATTATCTACACTATTACCGTAACTTTTGTTGTTTTGATACTTCCACACTCCATAGAGGGCCTCTGTTGTGGCTAGCTTTAACAAATAGGCTCTCCATCCTTTTCCTTTGGTACTACGAATTAACCAATTAAGTTCCTCATACCAACAAAGGGGGGTATGTTTCACATGTATCCAATCAAGCACATGGGACAAAATATTCTTGAGCTCATGACAGCCATAAAACAATTGACTAAGAGTTTCCTCATTAGTACAAAAGCAACACATATTATTATCCAACATACCAAATTTATATACCCGATGCTTTGTGGGTAAACGCTCATGGCACGCAATCCACATTGTCATTAATGCTCTGGGCTTCACACCATTCCTGCAAAATAGTCTGCAGCAAGGGACTTTATGCACATCTGACCTCAGTAGGGTGTACATGTCCTTCATTCAAAATTTGTGTTTGGTTTGCAACTCATCCCATAAGAGTTGGACATCACCAATACTATCTCTCTTTAAATGATTTATGATGATCCAAGAATGATTATTTTTATCACACGCTACCAGCAGGGCATCATGTTTgaaataatatatatattgatCCACTTCACCCATAAACTATCAGACTTACCACTGAGATTCCAAAGAAGTTTCATCATTGTTACCTTATTCCAAGTCCTCAGGTCGATGATGCTAAGTCCCCCATAGTCTCTAGGATGACACATAATGTCCCAATAAATAGGGTGTTTCCTGCTAATCTCTGCCCCACCAGCCCACAAAAATGACCTGCAGATAGAGTCAATCTTATGAATAACATGAATGGGGATAGGAAAGCACTGAATCCAGTAGTTAGCAATGGCAAACGTCACACTCCTAATAAGTTGGATCTCTATCTGATATAATATTCAACGGAACTCCATGCAacttcacacacacacacacacacacacacacacacatatatatatatatatatatatatatatatatatatatatatatatatatatatatatatatattatatatatatatatatatatatatatatatatttatatatatatatatatatatatatatatatatatatatatatatatatgccaACTTTTGCATAGAAAAACTTATGTTAATTAGAATAAAATGGGCTGACTTCGACAGTCTATCAACAATTACCCAAATGTCATCATGTCCTATCAAAGTATTCGGTAACcccgtcacaaaatccatagaaatggtatcccatttccattctggaatatccaacggttgcatcaacattgcaggtttctgatgttcaacctttgacttctaacaagtcaaacaagcataaacaaaTTGAGCCACATCTCCCTTCATTCCAGACCACCAAAAGATCTTCTTCAGATCctgatacatcttagtagctcTTGGATGAATACTCAAGTTACTTCGATGAATTTATTCCAAAATCATCTTCTTCAACTCAACTTTGTCAGGAATACAAATTTTGTCTATGAACCTCAACACACCTTGTTCATCCACTTTGAAATCATTACTTTCAGTTTGATTATTTCCAACCATCAAGTACACCAACTTCACATCCAACTTCTGACTCTCTTTAATGTTATTAAGAAAATCATTGTTGATCTTTAGCATTTCCAACATCACACTCTACGGTGTCAACTCACAgaccaaactcaagtctctgaaCTGTTCAATAATTTCCAACTCTTTAACCATCATAGCATACATATACAAAGACTTCTGACTTAAAGCATCAGCCACAACATTcgccttaccgggatgataatTCAAGTGAAAGTCATAATCCTTTAAGAATTTCAACCATCTACGCTTTCTCATATTCAACTCCTTATGATCAAACaagtatttcaaactcttatgatcactaaacacttcaaatctggaaccataGAGATAATGCCTCCTAATTGTCAACACGTGCACCACTGCAGCCAACTCCAAATCACGAGTAGGATAGTTTCTCTTATGTATCCTCAACTGTCGTGAAGCATAAGCCACAGACTTTCCATCTTTCattaacacaccacctaaacccatcAACGACGCATCGTAATACACCATAAACGGTTCATTCAGTTCAGGTAAAATCAAAACCAGAGTTGCAGTCAACCTTTTCTTTAGCTCTACAAAATTGTTCTCACAATGAATGTCCCACACAAACAGTTTACCTTTGCAGGTCAACTGAGTTAACGGAAGTTCCAACTTGGAAAAGTCTTCAATAAACTTGCGGTAATAACCAGTCAAGCCCAAAAAGCTTCTAATTTATGTCACTGACTTTGGAGCCTTTCATTATAGAACTGTATCACCTCGGATGAATCCATAAAAATACCCACCACCTGAAATAACATGACCAAGAAAGCTAACCTCTTTCAACCATAATTCACATTTCGACAACTTAGCATAaagcttcttctccttcaacACTTGCAATACAACTCgcaaatgctcaacatgttcttcttctGATTTAGAATAGAtcaaaatgtcatcaataaataccacaacaaaaCAATCCAAGTAAGTATGAAAGATAtgattcatgtactccataaatactctAGGTGCATTAGAAACACTGAACGACATCACCAAATACTCATAGTGTCCATATCGAGTTCTAAACATCATCTTCTGTACATCTTCATCCTTCACTCTGATATGGTGGTAACCTGACCTCAAGTCAATTTTTCTAAACACACATGCACCCACCAACTGATCCATCAGGTCATCCATtctcggaagtggatacttgttcttaatcgcCACTTTATTCAACTGTCGGTAATCCACGCGCAACCTCATGCTATCGTCTTTCTTCTTTACCAACAACATCGGAGATCCCTAAGGTGACACACTTAGTATCACAAATCTCTTCTCTAGCAAATCTTCTAATTATTTCTTCAACTCTGCTAACTCCGATGTAGACACCATGTATGGTTCCATAGAAATAGGTATGGTACCAGGGAAAAGATCAATAGAAAACTCCATAtttctctctctctatctctctctctctctctctctctctctctctctctctctctttggAGGTACATCTGAAATGTCATCTGGAAACACCTCTAAAAAATCTTGCACTACCTGCAATTTATCAATCACCGCTTGACTCTTAGTAGATAACGTTGCGAACAGTGCAAACACCTGAGCTTCCTCTTCCAAAATCTCCTTCAAATCTCTAGTAGACAAGAAACCAGCTTCTTCCTCCTCACCAGGAGTAAGAAACCGCATCGACTTGTTATAACAATTGATATAAACATGATTGAACTCCAACTAGTTCATCCCCAAGATCACATCAAGATTCTTCAATGGAAAGCAAATAATATCAACCTTAAAATCTTTATCAAAGATCAACAgaggacaattcaaacaaactgaagtaaTAGGCATTGAACCCTTAGCAGGAATTTCGATAACCATTTATCCACTCATAGAAGACACAACAAGGCCTAGCCTTTTCACACAGTCAGCAGCAATAAAAGAATGAGTAGAAGCAGTATCAATAATATCAATCAAATGTGTATTATTAATATAACATATACCTCTGATCAATCTATCATCTCTAGAAGTTTGAGTTCCCTTCGGTACGAACATTTTGCCTCTAATTGATGCTTGCTTAGGCTTCGAGCAATGAGTGCTGATATGCCCTGGTTCACCATAGTTGTAGAAAGTCACCATGTTCTCTTTGCAATCATCAACCAGGTGTCCTGACTTCCCACACTTGTAACATTTCTTCATATCACTCTTGCATTCACTGACACGATGACCCAACTCACCACATCTATAGAACTTAAGAGgagtaggagcacctcccccacttGGCCTCTTATCATCAACAGCTCTCTGTTTACCTTTATCAGCTTGAGCACTATAAGGCTTCCACGGTTTATGTTTTTCTTTCCTCTTATCTCGCTCAGTCCCTTGTAGTGAGCTGACCGAGCCTTACTATCATCCTCATAAATCCTACAGTTGTTCACCAACTTTGGAAATCTCCTGATCTGTTGGTATCCAATCGCTTGCTTAATCTCAGGATGCAAACCATTCTTGAATTTGATACACTTAGAGAACTCAACAGTCGCCTCACTATAATAAGGGTATAACTT is a window of Lathyrus oleraceus cultivar Zhongwan6 chromosome 6, CAAS_Psat_ZW6_1.0, whole genome shotgun sequence DNA encoding:
- the LOC127097911 gene encoding probable cinnamyl alcohol dehydrogenase gives rise to the protein MGSLEAAERTTVGLAATDPSGILTPYTYTLRNTGADDVYIKIYYCGVCHSDLHQIKNDLGMSNYPMVPGHEVVGEVLEVGSNVTRFSVGEIVGVGLLVGCCKNCRACDSDIEQYCNKKIWSYNDVYTDGKITQGGFAETTVVEQKFVVKIPEGLAPEQAAPLLCAGVTVYSPLAHFGLKQSGLRGGILGLGGVGHMGVKVAKAFGHHVTVISSSDKKKKEAIEDLGADNYVVSSDTSAMQEIADSLDYIIDTVPVGHPLEPYLALLKVDGKLILMGVINTPLQFVTPMVMLGRKTITGSFVGSVKETEEMLEFWKEKGLTSMIEVVTMDYINKAFERLEKNDVRYRFVVDVKGSKLEQ
- the LOC127096304 gene encoding uncharacterized protein LOC127096304, which gives rise to MDGRNNAALQAVAQAVQNQPNAGGNDREFMRKYFLEDVRGNKEIDFLELNQGTERDKRKEKHKPWKPYSAQADKGKQRAVDDKRPSGGGAPTPLKFYRCGELGHRVSECKSDMKKCYKCGKSGHLVDDCKENMVTFYNYGEPGHISTHCSKPKQASIRGKMFVPKGTQTSRDDRLIRGICYINNTHLIDIIDTASTHSFIAADCVKRLGLVVSSMSG